A part of Brassica rapa cultivar Chiifu-401-42 chromosome A05, CAAS_Brap_v3.01, whole genome shotgun sequence genomic DNA contains:
- the LOC103874757 gene encoding pescadillo homolog isoform X2, with translation MMSVDEKDDLRDKDEVTVRRMKNRERQRRYRARKRMREEAGLDDENLSFQTQQKDQEEEEEEEDEEEEEELECDNVYVDNFVRRVYCHRDWKKEARIAHLIMDTTRDGSCLVHRKIRPRPRDWKAEARKMKT, from the coding sequence ATGATGAGCGTTGATGAGAAAGATGATCTGAGAGACAAAGATGAAGTTACTGTCCGTCGAATGAAGAATCGGGAGAGACAACGCAGGTATAGAGCCAGGAAGCGGATGCGGGAAGAAGCAGGTCTCGATGATGAAAATCTCTCTTTCCAGACTCAACAAAaagaccaagaagaagaagaagaagaggaggacgaggaggaggaggaggagctagAGTGTGATAATGTTTATGTTGACAACTTTGTGAGGCGTGTTTATTGCCATAGAGATTGGAAAAAAGAAGCTAGAATTGCTCATTTGATCATGGACACCACTCGGGATGGTTCTTGTTTGGTTCATCGCAAGATTAGGCCTCGCCCAAGAGACTGGAAAGCTGAAGCTCGAAAGATGAAAACTTGA
- the LOC103874757 gene encoding rho GTPase-activating protein gacV isoform X1, translated as MGIEGEMGVSGGIQDTLMMSVDEKDDLRDKDEVTVRRMKNRERQRRYRARKRMREEAGLDDENLSFQTQQKDQEEEEEEEDEEEEEELECDNVYVDNFVRRVYCHRDWKKEARIAHLIMDTTRDGSCLVHRKIRPRPRDWKAEARKMKT; from the coding sequence ATGGGAATTGAAGGAGAGATGGGTGTTAGTGGAGGGATACAAGATACTCTGATGATGAGCGTTGATGAGAAAGATGATCTGAGAGACAAAGATGAAGTTACTGTCCGTCGAATGAAGAATCGGGAGAGACAACGCAGGTATAGAGCCAGGAAGCGGATGCGGGAAGAAGCAGGTCTCGATGATGAAAATCTCTCTTTCCAGACTCAACAAAaagaccaagaagaagaagaagaagaggaggacgaggaggaggaggaggagctagAGTGTGATAATGTTTATGTTGACAACTTTGTGAGGCGTGTTTATTGCCATAGAGATTGGAAAAAAGAAGCTAGAATTGCTCATTTGATCATGGACACCACTCGGGATGGTTCTTGTTTGGTTCATCGCAAGATTAGGCCTCGCCCAAGAGACTGGAAAGCTGAAGCTCGAAAGATGAAAACTTGA
- the LOC103874755 gene encoding TPD1 protein homolog 1: MHVCIHTSIKQRKASTSFGHCKKMKHFYQFQQHLVLFIGLGLLLSLLASFVMKCNALEDFTDTSDVRDFISNYENRNGLSRKLLLSPDIGDGTKRIGEECSKDDVVVFQGSTVPLPNGVPAFTVEILNACASDCSVAEIHVSCGWFSSVRLVNPRVFRRLSYDDCLVNDGQPLAPGQTLSFQYANSFAYPLSVSSVSCF, translated from the exons ATGCATGTGTGTATCCATACATCTATAAAACAGAGAAAAGCCTCCACATCTTTTGGCCATTGCAAGAAAATGAAACACTTCTACCAATTCCAACAGCACCTTGTCCTCTTCATAGGTCTTGGCTTATTGTTGTCTCTTCTTGCTTCAT TTGTTATGAAGTGCAATGCCTTGGAAGATTTCACTGATACAAGCGATGTAAGAGACTTCATTTCCAATTACGAAAACCGCAATGGCCTCTCCAGAAAGCTTCTGCTATCTCCGG ATATTGGCGACGGGACCAAAAGGATAGGAGAAGAATGCTCAAAAGATGATGTTGTTGTCTTTCAAGGCTCAACGGTTCCACTTCCAAACGGAGTACCAGCATTTACAGTTGAGATCTTAAACGCATGTGCCTCTGATTGCAGCGTTGCGGAGATCCACGTCAGTTGTGGCTGGTTCAGCTCGGTCAGACTGGTTAACCCTAGAGTTTTCAGACGACTCTCCTACGATGATTGTCTGGTCAATGATGGTCAACCTCTTGCTCCTGGACAGACACTCTCCTTTCAGTATGCTAACAGCTTCGCTTACCCTCTCTCTGTCTCTTCAGTCTCTTGCTTCTAG